TTCTCTTCCATCTTTTCCTAAACAGACAACATGTCCAGCTCTTTCATAAAACTCAGCAGCTCTCGAACCAAGATACGCTGGATAACCTTCATCTCCCGGCATTTCTTCAAGACGTCCTGACATTTCTCTTAGCGCTTCTGCCCATCTTGATGTAGAATCCGCCATTATTGCAACTGAATATCCCATATCCCTAAAGTACTCAGCAATTGTAATTCCAGTATAAATACTAGCTTCCCTTGCTGCAACTGGCATATTTGAAGTATTTGCAATAAGTACTGTTCTTTTCATAAGTGATTCCCCTGTTTTAGGGTCGACAATTTCTGGAAATTCCATAAGAACATCTGTCATTTCATTTCCACGCTCTCCACAACCTACATAGACGATAATTTGAGCATCCGCCCATTTTGCCATTTGGTGCTGCACAACTGTTTTTCCTGAACCGAATGGTCCTGGTACACAAGCAGTTCCACCTTTTGTTACAGGAAAAAATGTATCAATTACTCTTTGTCCTGTTATCAATGGAGCTTCTGGATTTAATTTTTTTGAGTATTTTCTACCTCTTCTAACTGGCCATTTTTGCATCATTTGAACTTCTACATCACCTTTTTCAGTTTCAATTACTGCAACTGTTTCAGTTACTGTGAAATTTCCTGCTTTTATTGATTTTAGTGTCCCTTTTATTCCAAATGGCACCATTATTTTATGACTTACAACCGATGTCTCTTGAACAGCTCCTAAAATATCTCCTGCTTGAACTTTTTCTCCAGCTTTTAAAACTGGCTCAAATTCCCATTTTTTAGTTCTATTTAATGGAGCAACTTCTACTCCTTTAGTCAAAAAATCTCCAGCAATATTTTGATATTCTTTTAACGGTCTTTGAATCCCATCAAACATTGCTTCCAATAATCCAGGTCCCAACTCCACACTCAAAGGTTCTCCTGTTGTGTAAACAGGTTCTCCCGGTCCAATTCCTACTGTTTCTTCATATACTTGAATAGAGGCCTTGTCCCCTCTCATTTCAATAATTTCACCTATAAGTTTACTATCAGAAACTCTTACCACATCATAAACATTGGCATTTTCCATACCTTCTGCAACTACAAGAGGTCCTGATACTCTAATAATTCTTCCTGTTTTCAACTAATCTACCTTCTTTCTTCAAATTTTGAAAACTATTTTAATTTAACTATTCAAAAAATTAAAATATGTTAGAGCCTATTGCTTTTTCTACATATTCGTCTATTTTACTTAATCCTAATCCAAGTGTTCCTTGATTATTAGGAATGACAATAACGGCCGGCACTATTTTATCTGTATATCTTTCAATCGTATCTTTTACCAAAACGGCTGTCTGCTCAGTTACAAAAATAATACCAAAGTTATTTTTCGCCATCTCATCTATGGAATGTCTCGCCTCTTCTTTAGTTATTACAGGATACACGCAAAGTCCCAGTGCTTTAAATGGTAAAATTGTATCTTTATCTCCAACAACACCTATTTTATGCATATGTATCACGCAGCCTTTCCCTTATTTTCTCTGAACTTATGTTATTAATTTTGCTGACCATAATAAGTCTAATTGCATTGATTTCACGCTCTTTTGCAACAAGATATGTAAATAACGGTTCAGGTCCAAATACAATGTATTTAGACTCTTTATTTAATTCCATCAAATAATTATCTGATATTTTTTCAAATTCCGATAATCTTTTTGTTTCATTAAAAACTTCGACACCTTTTACTAAATACGGTCCCAATTTTTCTTTTTTAAATTTATTTAAAATTGTCTCTGGACTGTCATTCAATGATCCCACAATTTTATCTTTTGAAATTGTTCCGCCATCAAATATTACGCTGTCCAAAAATTTTGCATCTCTTTTTTGTTTTTGAACTCTAAATAAAGTTATTATATTTTGAAAATCAATAAGTCCTTTGACATAATCCGTTATAACTTTCACATCAATTTTTTTTGATAAATTTACTAAATTTTTGAAATAATATTTTTCTACAATAATATCAATTTTTTGCGGAGTAAGATTTTCCTCTTTTTTTATTTCTGCAATCGCTTCCAAAATTTCTTCTGGCAAATCTAAACTTTGAGTTTCAGATTTTGTCTTAAATTTTGTTATATCAATTGTTCCAGCATTCATCAATAAATTTGTGTTATCCTTTTCAAAAACTTTGCTTTTTATCAATACTTTCAAATTGTGATAGTCGTATTTTAGCGACAAAATATCAACAACTTCTTTATTTTTAGACATATTGCGAACTAGTGAAAAAACTCTTTCTGTTTCTCTTTTTAAAATTTTTTCATAATCTCTGCTATTTTGAATGTCCGTCATATTTTGAGAATACTCAGTTTCTGACAATAATTTTAAAACCTCTTCGCAAGTTTCAGATTCTATCATTCGCTCAAGCCTATTTTTAGTTAAGAGTCTTTTTTCTAGTACCCTAATAGTTACGACACTTTGACCGTAATCCATTCTATCCATATTTTTTTCTCCCTTAATTTTACTTAAAACCGCAAAAATATTTTAAATTTTCAATTTTAAAGTAATTCATAGCTAAGTTTACTTTTTATGAGAAAAGAAGTTTTGAAATTTCAACTTCCAATTCATCTCTCATAAAATCTATTTTTACTTCAAAAGTATAGTTCTTTTGAACACCATTTTCTTCAATAATAAATCCTGAACTTACAAATTCATTTTCTTTAATTTTAGCGTTTTTAAATTCTTTTTTCACATCTTGCAAAAATTCTTTTTTTACAATTAATTCTTTTGAAGAAATCGAATTTTTATCAATATTTTTATTTAAATACGCCATATAATCTTGTTTTTTCATATTTGATAATTTTTCTTTTAACTTTTCTATAACTTTATCAATTACTATTTGTTTTGCTTTTAATTTTTCATTTCTTATTTTCAAATTTGCACTTGATTTTATTCTATCAGTTAAAAGCACTTGTTCTTTTTTTGCTGATTCAAGAATTTTTTCTTTTTTTTGTGAAACTTGTTTCATACTTTTTTCATATTTTTTATCAGCTTTTTCTTGCGCTTCACTCACAATCTGCTCTCCAGCAGCTTTTGCATCACTTAAAATCTTTGATGTCAAATTGTCAATGCTAGACATCGTCTGCCTCCTTTTTTTGTAAATTTTTTAATTAATTTTTTTATTTAATTAAAATTTACCTAACAACATAATAGATACTACGAATGCAAGTAGTGCGTAAGTTTCAACCATTACCGCATAAATTATACCTTTTGTATTTTGTTCTTCATTTTTTGCAAGTAAGCTAATTCCTGAAGCTGCTACTCTACCTTGTGCAATTGCTGAACCATATCCTGCGATTGCAATTGGAAGACAAGCCATTAAAATTCCTAAACCATTTGCAACAGAAAGATCTTTAGTAATTTTTCCTAAAACCATAAGTCCAATAACGAAACCATATAATCCTTGCGTACCTGGCAATAATTGTAATACTAGTGATTTACCAAATTTTTCTGGTTCTTCACTCATAAGTCCTGTCGCTACTTCCCCAACTAATCCTACTCCTTTAGCAGACCCTATTCCTGCTAATAATGTCGCTAATGCTGCTCCTAATGTTGCAAATACAGCACCTCCATTTTGCGCTAAAAATTGTGATAAATTCAAATTCATTTTACTTCCTCCTAAAATTATTTATTATTTTTATTTTATAAATTAATTTTTAATCTTTAAATCTTTTATTTTTTTTATTTTTATTTTTTTAGTTTTTAGTCTTTTAAATTTATTTTTTTAGTTTCTGTTCTAAAATCTTTAAAAGGTTTTCCTCCACCTTCGTAAAATTTTCCAAAATATTCTACATACATAAGTCTTGATGTATGAACATATGCACCCAAGAACGATAAAAACATATTAAATAGATGTCCAAATACTAAAATCACAGGCACAAATATCATTCCAGCCCAATTTCCCGCAATCATTCCTGCGATCATATTAATTGTTGAAGCGATAAATCCACCAGAAAGTCCTAACGCCATAAGTCTTGAATAAGATACAAAATCTCCGATATAACTTGAAATTCCGTAAAGGCTGTATAGTCCACCACCTAGTTTTGCACCGACACCTTTAGCTTCTCTTCCACCTGTTAGCACAATTCCAACCATTCCTAAAATCATTACCCACATTGAAACTTGAGTTACGACAGGCGATAAATTCTTTAATTTGAAAATTAAAAATACAATTCCACCTGCAAGTGACATATACCAAAATAATACATCATAAATTGCGTCAAGCGATTTTCCATCACGAATTAACATATACGCTTTTATTCCAAGTCCTACAAAAATATGGACAACTCCAAATGCAATAGAACCTATAAGAAGCTTATTATACTGACTTGAAGGATCAACTAGACGCCACATATTCGGTATTGTTGCACCAAAATATGAACCGTATAAAAATCCCCAAAAGATAACTGAAAAACTCAAGTAAAAGAAAAATTTAACTGATTTTTTCATACTGTCATTTAAATTAACAATTTTTAAAGTGATGGCTGTTGCAAGTAAAAGAACTAATCCATACCCAACATCAGCTCCCATCATACCAAAAAACAAGATATAAAATGGTGTAAATAACGGTGTTGGATCAATTTCATTGTATCTTGGATAAGCATACATCTGTGTCAAAGTTTCAAAGTTAGCCGAAACTTTTCCATTTTTTAGTTTAATTGGAACTGTTTCATCATCTTTTCTAGCTTCTTCAAAACTTACATAATAATTTCCGTTTGTTTCTTCGTTTATTAATTTTTCAAATTCATCTTTTTTTGCCGTTGGTATCCAACCATTTATAATATTTGTATTTTTTGTCTGTGCTAATTTTTCAGATTCAGAAATTCTCAATTTTTTATTTTGTAAATATTCATAAATTGCTTCTAAATCTGATAAATCTTCACCATATGATTTGATTTTTGATTTTAATTTTCTTTTTTCTTTTTTTAATTCAGAAATTTCTTTTTGTAAATTATCCTTGTAATCTTGTGGAACTGCATCTATATCAAGATTTGCTACAGTAAAACTGCTATTTCTAAATACTTCCGACAATTTTTCACTCTCATTTTTTTCAATAAGTGAAATCACAAGATAATAAACTTCATCTTTTACAATTTTTAATTCTTCGTAATAAGTATTACTCAATTTTGAAATTTGCTCAATAAATGTACCTTTTAATTTTAACGGCACAGTTCCCAAATAAGAATTAACTTTTTTTAATTTTTTTAATTCTTTCGGATTCACATCAAGTCTTTCCCATAAATCAATTTCATCATATTTGCTGTATTTTTTAGAAATTCTGCTCTTAATATTGGCATATTGAGCTCCAATATCATTTAATTCAGAAGATACTTTTTTCCAGTCATACGACAAAACTTTTTTATACAATTCATCAAATGTGTAATTTTCATTTCCCTTAATGACATCTCTCAAACGAGTTTTTCTCTCATCATACTTTTTTATCAAGGAAATTGCACTTCTCACTTGATGAAGTCTTTCTTCAATATGTGTCAATTCTTCATTGTTCACATATTTTGTTACACCTTCAATTTTATTTCCATTGATTTCATCATTTTTTCTATTTTTGCTTCCACTTTCATCTTCGCCTTCATTATTGTTTAATTTTATATCAACAAAATTGACTTCTTTAAATCTCTGAAGTTTTTTTAGTATTTCTGCTCTCTTAGAACCAAAAATGACCAAATCAAATTTACTCATCTTTACTATTGCCATTATTTTACAATCCTCTCTGCCAATAAATCAACGACTTTGTCTATTCTTCCGTCGTCAATTTCAAGAATTTTTTTTATGTTTTCCGCTTCGCTGTCTAAAAGAAACTTAACTTTTTCTTCGGCTTTTTCCACTGAAGATTTTTTTATGCTTTCTGCTTCTTTCGATGCTTCCAAAAGTATTTTTTCACTATCGGATTTTATTTTCTCATCGATATTTTTTAAAATATCCTTTGCGGCATCATTTGAGCTTAGAATAATACTGTCTGCTTCTCTTTCAGCATCTTTTATTTTTTCTAAAATTTCTTTTGCCAAGATGTGACCTCCTTCTTTAAAAATAATTAAAAATAATTAAAACATTTTTATATCTAAATTAATTATGTTTTAATTTAAATTTGTGACCAAAAAGTCATTAACTGCTCTTATAATACTACCAGTTTTTTTATGTTTTGTCAAGTTTCATCAATCAGTTTTAACTGGATAAAGCTCCTTTTAAAAATGTTGCTCACATAAATTCCAATGAGTCTTACTTCATCTTTTTTTACGAAATGACTAAAATTTTCAAGTGCAACTTTATAAATTAATTTTTCATCATTTGTTGTATTTTCAAGTGTTTTTGAGCGAGTGTGTCCAGTAAAATCAGAATATTTTATTTTTACTGTAATTGTTTTTACAAATTCTTTTTTTTCTTTTAACTTTTGACAAATTTTTTCAACTTGTGCTCTTAACTCTTCTTGCAATTCATAAATTTCATTGACATTTTGGTTAAAAGTTATTTCATAGCCATAAGATTTTCTTTTTTTGTCAACATTAATTTTGGAAAAATGCTCTCCTCGAATAACATCATAAATATATTCGCCTCTACTTGCTCCAAATTTCCTAATTAATTCATTTCTCGAAATCTCATAAAGCTGTGAAACTTTAGTTGCTTCAAAATCAAAATTTAAAATTTCTTTCGTCTTTTTCCCAATTCCAGGAATTATTGAAAAATCTTTTTCAAAAATATAATTCACAAAATGATTTTTATCTTCAAAAATAAAAAATCCATTTGGCTTATTGGCGTCACTTGCAATTTTTGCACTAACTTTGCTAAATCCTATTCCAACCGAACAAGTCAAATTCATATTTTTATAGATATATTCTTTAAATTTTTTTATAAATCTCTTTATTTTAGAAATTTTTCGAGCTCTAGTTTGATTTTCTGCCAAAATAAACTGGGTTATATCCAAATATCCTTCATCTACCGAAGTAAATTCATATATTTTAATAACTTTTTTTATTAAATTCTGTATTTTTTCTCCTTCCAAAAAATAAAAATTCTTTCTTGGATAAATCACTTTTAAATGTGGACACAGTCTTTTTGCATTCGCCATCGCCATAGCTGATTTCACTCCAAACTTTCTAGCTTCATAACTTGCCGTTGTAACAACTCCGCTTCCAACCGCAATTGCTTTTCCACGCAAACTTGGATTATCTCTTTGCTCAATTGAAGCAAAAAATGCGTCCATATCATAATGAAGATATATTTTCTCACTTTCCATAATTTTTTACCGTTTTTATTATAATTTTATCGTCGGCAAAATCATATTAAATTTACCATTTTCAATTTTATATTTATATTTTGCCAAATTTGCAAGTTCCAAGCTGTGAGTTACAATTATTATTGACTGCTGTCTTTCTTTATTTATTTTGATAAATAATTCATTTATTATATTACTCGTTTCCGTGTCCAGATTTCCTGTCGGCTCATCTGCCAAAATTATATCTGGGTCATTCATCATAGCTCTAGCTATAGCAACTCTTTGTTTCTCACCACCAGATAATTCCATTGGCTTATGTTTTGTACGATTTTCCAAATTTACAAGTGACAAAAGTTCTTTTGCTTTTTTTTTGGCTTTATCGTGAGTCATATTTTTATTTATTAAAGACGGCATCATGACATTTTCCAGTGCTGTAAACTCATTTAATAAATAGTGAAATTGAAAGACAAAACCTATTTTTTCATTTCTTATGATATTTTTCATATTTTCATTTTTATAGTCAACCTTTTCACCATGAATTATAATTTCACCATTTGTTGGCTCATCCAAAAGTCCCAAAATATTTAAAAGCGAAGTTTTTCCACTTCCAGATTTTCCTTGAATGGAAACAAAATCTCCTTTATTAAATGCCAAACTAATATCTTTTAATATGTGAATTTCTTCAACTTTCGTTTTATAAATTTTATTAACATTTTTTAATTCTATTATTTTATTCATATTTTAAAGCCTCCACAGGTTTTAATTTTGCCGCTCTTGACGCTGGAAAAATAGTTGAAATAAATATAACTATAACCGTAACAACATATATTATAACTAATTCTTTTGCCGAAATATAAAGTGGCAGCTCTTCCAAATAATAAGTTCCATTTTTCATAAATACTTTAAACAATATTTTTAGCACAAATAAAACAATCGGCGAAAGTATGCTTCCCATTATCATCCCAAAAAATCCTAGCAAAAGTCCTTCTATCATAAAAATTCTACGAATATTTTTATTTGTATAACCAATTGATTTTAAAATTCCAATATCTTTAATTTTTTCTCTGACAACCATATTTAAAATAACCGACACGGCAAAACTTGCAATTAACAATAAAAGACTTAAAATGGCGATTAAAACGAATTTTTCAAATCTAACTGCATTTAAAAGACTTTGATTAAGCATTTTCCAATCCAAAATTCCATATTCTGAATGAGGAATTACATTATTTGAAATTATTTTTTTCTCAACATTTTCAACTTTCTGCGGGTTAATCGTTTTCACCCAAATATCTGTCGCCACTTCTCCTTGGTCTGCTGATATTTGCATGGTTTTCATAGGAACTATAGCAAGATTTGTGTCATATTCCAAAAATCCTGTTTTAAAAATCCCACGCACAATTAATTTTATTTCGTTGTTTTCCGCTGAAACAAGGCTTATCTCTTGACCGACCTTAAGTCCCATTCCCTTTGCCAATTCTTCTCCAACTAAAATCGAATTAAGTTCTTCAACATTGTTATTTCCAGCAATCATTCTCAAATCCAAGTCATTTTTCACATTATCTGGCATAATTCCATAAGCCAAAACTCCTCTTGCAAATCCCTGTGACTTTATAATTGACTGACTATTTATTTTTGGAATAACAGCCTTTACACCTTCCACCTTTTTCAGATTTTCCACCACTTCGCCATAATTTTCAAAAAAATTCTTTTTCTTGTGCTTTATCAAAATATGTGGACTCATTGTAAGAAGCGAATTAATCATATTTCTTCCAAGTCCATTTGACACAGTCAACGACACAATAAAAACTGTCACAGCAATTGCAATTCCAAGCGTAGAAAATATACTTTGAAATTTTCTCTCCACAATGTGCCTAAACGCAATAAAAAACTCCACCATTTTTTCTCTCTCACTTTCCTTTCTTTTAAATACTTTTCTTTTTTTCTTTTTTTTAATTTTTTTGATTTTTATTTTATATTTTAAAAATCAATTTATCACCAATTCGATTTTTTAATAATTTTAATAACAGTATTTCATTTTTTATATTTAATCTAATTTGTACTCTTTTATTATCAAAAGTTATTATTTCTAAAACTTTGTCAATTTTTGCAGCACTCACTTTTGCCACTTTTACAGTCGCACTTTCTATATTTGAAACTTCTATTTTTAATTTTTTTACAAAAATAGCATCATTTTCAAATACGATTTTATAGCTAAATATTAAAAATATTGAAACAAAAACATATAAAAACAAAATTAAAATCAAAATAATTTTTAATCCTGATAATTTTTCAACTCCTGTAATTCCTTTATATAACGAACTTGACGCAATAAATATAATTACTATAAAAAAAATAGACGATGAAAATATATATTTTGTATTGACTCTAAAAATATATTTTTTCTTTTCATCTTCTATTTTATATTTTTCCACTTCTTCACTCAAACTTTTTGAATCAAATAAATTTCCCATATTTCATAATATTACTTAATATTTGTAAGCAACTTCTCCTTTTTTCTTAAAATTCAAATTATCTCTCACATATCTTTCAAATTTATCTTCATTCGTAAGATCATTTGTATTTTGGATAATTTTATTTTTTTGCTCAATAGCTTTTTTTATATCCACATCAACAGAGGCAATATTTTTTTGTATTTCTTTTCTACCTGAATATCTTATCGCACTATCATAAAGTTGATATGCTACAATTAAACCAAAAATAATATTCCACAAAAAAACTAATCTTTTCATTTATATTTATACTCCTTAATAATAATATAATTTTATTTTATTTTATCTTTTTGATTTTTTATATTTTATTTTTTTATTTTTTTGTCATTTCTAATTTTTTCAATTTCAAAAATAAAACTGTCCAAACTATCAAACTTTTTATAGACAGAAGCAAACCTAACATATGCAATCTCATCTAAATCTATTAAATATGAAAGTATTTTATCACCTAAAATATTTGATTTTATCTCACCAGAATATTCTGTTAAAATTTCTCGCTCGATTCTATCTATAACTTCTTCAATTTTTTCAGTATCACAATATCTTTTTTCAAATGCACGAATAATACCATTATAAACTTTTTCACGAGAATAAGATTGTCTTTCACCACTTTTTTTTATCACTTTTAGCGACAACTCCGCAACTTTTTCATGCGTTGTAAATCTTTTGCCACACTTTTCACATTCTCTTCGTCTTTTGATTGAATTTCCTTCAAAATATGCACGACTATCAACTACTTTAGTATTTTCATTTCCACAAAACGGACATCTCATAACTTCACCTAATTTTCTTCTTCTCTTATAATTTTTACGATTTCTTCGTTTGTCTTTGCCTTTAATAAAGAATCAACAAATCTTTCTTCCCTAATAAACCTAGAAATTCTCGCAAGTATTCTTAAATATTCCTGAGTTTGATTCTCAGGACATAAAAACATAAAGAAAATATTAACTTTATCTTCATCAAGCGATTCATATTCAATTCCATTTTTAGAAATTCCAAAAGTTACTATCAACTCATCAACCGCTTTAGTTTTAGCATGCGGCAAAGCAATTTTTCTTCCAATTCCTGTAGTTCCCATTTTTTCACGCAAAAAAATATCATTTAGCGCCAATTCTTCATTTTTTACCAAACCACATTCTTTTAAATTTTCAAAAAGTTCTTTTATAACCGAATTTTTACTGGTTGATTTTAAATTCAAACAAATCGTATCTGTCTGAATATAATCAGCTATCTTTTTATTTTCCATAAATTCCCTCCAAAATAAATTTTTGTACATTTAGTTCCACTTGCAACTGCATATTTATATATTTTTCAAAAATAATAATTATTTTTTTTAAACTTTTTTTATGCTTTTCGACTTTTTCCTGAAAATTTAAATCTTTATTTAAAGTCAATATTTTTTTATATTCTAAAAATAATTCTTTTTTTAAAAGCGATTTTATTTCGCCAATTTCATAAATTCCGTGTTCTGCCATAATTCTATGCAAGAACGCCACAATAATATAATATTTATAACCTTGCTTTAATTCATCCGTTTCGTTTATATAACTCAAAATATCCGTTAATTTTAAAAAAAATCTTTCATTTTCAACACTTTCATCATAAATTTTGTCTATACAGTCCAAAATATATAACGATATTTCCAGTTTTTCAATGTCACTCAAAATATTTTTAAAAACTTTTGTTATATTTGCCTCTTTTATTGAATAAAAATTATTTCTTTTCGAAATGGTAAATTCGACAATATTCATCGGATTATACGCAGCTAAACTTCTTTTTTTAGACTTTGTCACTCCAAATGACATTGCCAAAATTTTACCAATTTCTTTGGAAAAAATAGTAACCAATAAGTTATTTTCTCCATATTCTTTCTTTTTCAATATTATTCCATTTATTTTAAAAATCTCCATAAAAACCTTTATTTAAAATTTGATAATCTATAAATCACTTGCGAACTGCCATCTTTTACAGATATTTTTGTTGGAAAATAGTATCCGTTTGACAATTTATAGTCACTGAAATTTACTGTATATCCTCTGCTGCTAATTGAAGTTAACCAATTTCCTGAAAAATGGAATGTATCTCCATTTTTTGTCTGTGTCTTTTTACCACTTATTCTTGATATTTTGTTAAACACTGCCAAAATATTTGCCTCATCTTTTTCAACTTT
This genomic stretch from Leptotrichia sp. oral taxon 218 harbors:
- the recO gene encoding DNA repair protein RecO, coding for MEIFKINGIILKKKEYGENNLLVTIFSKEIGKILAMSFGVTKSKKRSLAAYNPMNIVEFTISKRNNFYSIKEANITKVFKNILSDIEKLEISLYILDCIDKIYDESVENERFFLKLTDILSYINETDELKQGYKYYIIVAFLHRIMAEHGIYEIGEIKSLLKKELFLEYKKILTLNKDLNFQEKVEKHKKSLKKIIIIFEKYINMQLQVELNVQKFILEGIYGK